The Microcystis aeruginosa NIES-843 sequence GATGGGTTAGCGGTAGCGTAACATAATCGTAGGTTGGGTTTCATGCTTCAACCCAACCTACGTTCATCTTATATTTAATTCCACCCACCCACTTAGGTTTATTATCACTCTTTTTGGCGGTTTTTTTCGCAGTTAGATGTGATCGAGAGGATAATTCGGCTAAACCGGCAAAACTAGCTGATTGATTAGCCCCAAATTTCTCCTATACTTTGGACACCGGCAGCTTAACTCCTGATTTTGGTTCTTCGTTACTTGGTATGGTTCGATAGGGGGTCATAAATCGACTAAATCCTTATCTGGTAAGAGACTTAATTGATTAGTTCGCTCTAGATCAAAAATAATTGACAAAAATCGCTAAATGCCTTTCTATATAAGGGTTCCATCCCTTATAACCCCCGTCCATTGCATAACAATTACCGAAGAGCCCTGATTTTTACCCATTTTTAAGTAGGTAGGCGTTAAAAATTATCAGATGCCCCCCTTATTAAGGGGGGATTAAGGGGGGATCGGCACCCCCCTTATCAAGGGTAGCTCCCCCCGCCTGCCTATCGGCACCCCCCTTATCAAGGGTAGCTCCCCCCGCCTATCGGCACCCCCCTTATCAAGGGGGGCAGGGGGGATCGAACCTAAAATCCATTTTTAATTTAATTATAACCAGCTACTTAAAATGATGAATATTACCATCCCAAATCTCTACGATAGCGATTATCAACTTTGGTTAGAGTCCACTATCAACCAATTGCGTCAAGGGGATTTTCAAGCGGTAGATTGGCCGAATTTATTAGAGGAGTTGGCAGATTTGGGAAAAAGTGAACGACGAGCATTAGAAAGTTTATTAACTCGACTTTTAGAACATTTACTGAAGTTAACTTACTGGCAATCCCAACGGGATTATAATCAAGCTGGATGGAAAAAAGAAATTCGCAATTTTCGTATTCAGATCAAAAAAATTCTCAAAGATAGTCCCAGTTTAAAGTCCTATTTAAGGGAAATTTTGCCGGAATGTTATCTCGATGCTCGCAATCTGCTTATTGACGAAACCGAATTAGATGCCAGTATTTTCCCTCTGGAAGTGTTAGCTAGTCTAGAGGAGATTCTCGCTGAAAATTGGCTGCCGGATTGGGAAGCTATCGGCAATGATTCTGAAAAGTGCAATTAAGGAGTAAAAAATGATGAATATTACCATTTCAAATCTCTACGATAGCGATTATCAACTTTGGTTAGAGTCCACTATCAACCAATTGCGTCAAGGGGATTTTCAAGCAGTAGATTGGCCGAATTTATTAGAGGAGTTGGCAGATTTGGGTAAAAATAATCGACGAGCATTAGAAAGTTTATTAACTCGACTTTTAGAACATTTACTGAAGTTAACTTACTGGCAATCCCAACGAGATTATAATCAAGCAGCATGGAAAGGGGAAATTAGAACCTTTCGGAAACAAATCAAGAAAATACTGAGAGATAGTCCCAGTCTCAAACCCTATTTATCCGAGATACTTGAGGAATGTTACAGCGATGCTCGGGAGATAATTATTGATATCACCCAATTAGATGCCAGTATTTTCCCTGTGGAAT is a genomic window containing:
- a CDS encoding DUF29 domain-containing protein; translation: MMNITIPNLYDSDYQLWLESTINQLRQGDFQAVDWPNLLEELADLGKSERRALESLLTRLLEHLLKLTYWQSQRDYNQAGWKKEIRNFRIQIKKILKDSPSLKSYLREILPECYLDARNLLIDETELDASIFPLEVLASLEEILAENWLPDWEAIGNDSEKCN
- a CDS encoding DUF29 domain-containing protein, which encodes MMNITISNLYDSDYQLWLESTINQLRQGDFQAVDWPNLLEELADLGKNNRRALESLLTRLLEHLLKLTYWQSQRDYNQAAWKGEIRTFRKQIKKILRDSPSLKPYLSEILEECYSDAREIIIDITQLDASIFPVELLASLEEILDQNWLPDFRET